A window of uncultured Litoreibacter sp. contains these coding sequences:
- a CDS encoding ABC transporter ATP-binding protein, with the protein MTTLLNLKGLTKAYPGVVANDNVSLTIKPGEVHALLGENGAGKSTLVKMIYGLVKPDAGQMEFRGAPFTPAEPRAARAAGVAMVFQHFSLFEALDVAENIALGMENPPKMRDLAAKITEVSNAYGLPLDPSRLVGDLSAGERQRVEIIRCLLQNPKLLIMDEPTSVLTPQEVEILFKTLEKLRSEGTSILYISHKLEEIRRLCDTATILRLGKNVATCNPRQETARAMAEMMVGEVLHVPERAAHRATEVALELRDLSIAAPSAFGTSLKEVCLSVHRGEVLGIGGVAGNGQDELTAALSGELPAGPSQVMFKGSDVGAMGPNARRDIGLLAAPEERLGHAAAPDMSLTENAVLTGTVRKSLARKGFLNWGKARKFAEDVIADFDVRTPGAHTAARALSGGNLQKFVIGREILQRPEVLVVNQPTWGVDASAAAAIRQALLDLAADGAAIIVISQDLDELMEISDRFAALNEGRLTKPVPAVGLTVDQIGLMMGGAHDLEAAHA; encoded by the coding sequence ATGACCACGTTACTCAACCTCAAGGGGCTGACCAAGGCTTATCCCGGCGTCGTTGCCAACGACAACGTGTCGCTGACCATCAAACCCGGCGAGGTCCACGCGTTGTTGGGCGAAAACGGGGCCGGCAAATCCACCTTGGTCAAGATGATCTACGGGCTGGTCAAGCCTGACGCGGGCCAGATGGAGTTTCGCGGCGCCCCCTTCACCCCTGCAGAGCCCCGCGCGGCGCGCGCCGCTGGCGTGGCAATGGTGTTCCAGCACTTTTCGTTGTTTGAAGCGCTGGATGTGGCCGAAAACATCGCGCTGGGCATGGAGAACCCGCCCAAGATGCGCGACCTCGCGGCGAAAATTACCGAAGTGTCAAATGCTTACGGGCTTCCCTTAGACCCGTCGCGGCTGGTCGGCGACCTGTCCGCAGGGGAGCGGCAACGCGTCGAGATCATCCGCTGCCTGCTGCAAAACCCCAAGTTGCTGATCATGGACGAGCCGACCAGCGTGCTGACCCCGCAAGAGGTCGAAATTCTGTTCAAAACACTGGAAAAGCTGCGCTCTGAGGGGACCTCGATCCTTTATATCTCGCATAAGCTGGAGGAGATCCGCAGGCTTTGCGACACCGCCACCATCTTGCGGCTGGGCAAGAACGTGGCCACGTGCAACCCGCGACAGGAAACGGCCCGCGCCATGGCGGAAATGATGGTGGGCGAAGTGTTGCATGTGCCCGAACGCGCGGCGCATCGCGCCACCGAGGTCGCATTGGAATTGCGCGACCTGTCAATCGCCGCACCCTCCGCGTTTGGCACCTCGCTGAAAGAGGTCTGTCTGAGCGTGCATCGCGGCGAAGTGCTGGGCATTGGCGGGGTCGCGGGCAACGGGCAGGACGAACTGACGGCCGCGCTGTCAGGCGAACTGCCCGCAGGCCCCAGCCAAGTGATGTTCAAGGGCAGTGATGTGGGCGCAATGGGCCCAAATGCGCGGCGCGACATCGGGCTTTTGGCCGCGCCCGAAGAACGGCTGGGCCACGCTGCGGCCCCCGATATGAGCCTGACCGAAAATGCGGTACTGACAGGAACCGTGCGCAAGTCGTTGGCCAGGAAGGGTTTTCTGAATTGGGGCAAGGCCCGAAAATTTGCAGAAGACGTGATCGCCGATTTTGACGTGCGCACGCCGGGCGCGCATACCGCCGCCCGCGCGCTGTCGGGTGGCAACTTGCAGAAATTCGTCATCGGCCGCGAAATTCTGCAACGCCCCGAGGTACTGGTCGTCAATCAACCGACATGGGGGGTTGACGCCTCCGCCGCCGCGGCGATCCGGCAGGCTTTGCTGGATCTGGCCGCCGACGGGGCCGCGATCATTGTGATCAGCCAGGACCTGGACGAGCTGATGGAAATCTCCGACCGGTTTGCGGCGCTCAATGAAGGGCGGCTGACCAAGCCGGTGCCTGCGGTGGGGCTGACCGTCGACCAGATTGGATTGATGATGGGTGGTGCCCATGATCTGGAGGCGGCGCATGCGTAA